The sequence tttattttagttcatACACATAAAATTTGCATATTGAAAAAAACGATCATTTTCGTCAAAAGAAATTCTACCTTTCGAGTTCCATTTAGTTCCCTTCCTTTTTAGTTCCTCTCCATAACTTATCTTTTCacatctactctctctctctacatttatatctatatatattctctgaacCCATCTTTACATTcaagatcaaataaataaaaaaacttttgagAAACACAACTTTTCTATCAAAtaaggttttgtttttgttgctgGATcagatattttcttttcttttagggtttaaggtttcttGGGTGATAGAGAAAGATGGAAGCGTTTGGTGGGTTTCACAAGGAAGATGATGAGCAGATGGTTTTGCCTCCTGGGTTTAGGTTTCATCCAACAGACGAAGAACTCATAACCCACTATCTTCACAATAAGGTTCTCAACATTGATTTTTCAGCTAAAGCTATTGGTGAGGTGGATTTGAACAAAGCTGAGCCATGGGAGTTGCCATGTAGGTTATAACAAACCAAGTTTTTTAACATCTCTGAtctaaatatcatttttttgagaTTCTTATGTGTGTTGGACTTGTTTTTCGTGTCTTTTTTTAACGCTGGTTAATTATGCTATGAATGTAAAATATCATTTGTTCTTGATCTAaatatgatttgtttttgtgtttgttttggttAATAGATAAAGCAAAAATGGGTGAGAAAGAATGGTACTTCTTCTGTGTGAGGGATAGAAAGTATCCAACCGGTTTGAGGACTAACCGGGCAACTCAAGCCGGTTACTGGAAGGCAACAGGGAAGGATAAGGAGATTTTCAGAGGCAAATCACTAGTTGGTATGAAGAAAACACTTGTTTTCTACAGAGGAAGAGCTCCAAAGGGGCAGAAAACAAACTGGGTGATGCATGAGTATAGGCTTGATGGGAAACTCTCTCCTCACAATTTGCCCAAAACCGCCAAGGTAAACCTAGAATCCAAGCTTTGCTCTGTTTCTTGCTCTGtttcttgatttgttttgataaattttgtGGTTTGGTTTCATTTTGGCAGAATGAATGGGTGATATGTAGAGTTTTTCACAAAACTGCTGGAGGCAAGAAGATACCTATTTCGACGTTAATGCAAATAGGTTCTTATGGAGGTTCCGGTTTACCACCTCTAACAGATTCTTCACCATGCAATAACACAACCAAGAACGAACAGACTTACGTGCCCTGCTTCTCCAACCAAACTGAAACAAGAGGAACATTACTTAATTACTTCAGCAACAACCCTGCCCTTAGCTCTATTCCACTCTACCAACCTCACTCTCTACATGTTTCTGATCCGGTTCTTACTCAAGAACAGTCGGTTTCTCAAGCCATGTTTGAGAACAACAGAAGGCAGAGCTTCAAAACGTTGAGTATCTCGCAGGAAACTGGAGTTTCTAATACCGATATTGAATTTGGGAGGAGAGGAATGGATCATCAAGAAGTTCCATCTTCCTCCACTGGTCCGGTTGATCTTGAACCATTCTGGAGTTACTGAAGACTCAGAAGTTCATTATCTTAGGTCACATGTAAGAAGAACTTCGCaaagtgttttttattttttccttttagcGTGGTGTGCTAAGTTTGTATAGATTATTATATCACAACCTCATACTCTTTAgtgtgtttttattattattatactcAACTGAAACTTGATATTAGAGAGAAAGGATACAGCAACTAATttcgttaaattttttttccgaAAGTTTGCATGCATTATGGTGAACAAAATCAAGAACTATGAGTTCAGTGCAATACtatactctctctttttttgacAAAAGCAATACTATACTATTTCATTTAAATGCTCAAATCTGTGAATTGTAACAAGGTATATGTTTTTTTGgcttcatcaaaatatatagttacgaATCGATTTACAGGAAACcatttttatgaaattatttatatgtcATATCATTTTCGGATTTTATGATGAATCAATCCATATACATGACTATAGTTTGACCAGGTACTAGACAAAGCCGAATGAAACATTGGTTTCTAGGCTCCAaactttttgagaaaaaatatatagacaTAAACCCCTTAATTTATAAGATATACGTtcttatatttgtaaaaaaaaaattattgaaatttttacTTAATCATCCTGGCCTGCCCTGGGTTGATATAAAAGCACAATGCATACTCGCGCATATAGACCACATGCACCGATGGCTAACATATGTATGAATTATGATACGAGGACTAAACATGGCTGGCATTATAGAATCacatatatcaaataatttctatatttaaaacGAAAGAACATGAAAACTACCTACTATTTCTACAAATAGTGTCTAATCAAACATATAATTAACCATTTTCTTTTGCTACCGCTGTCGCCAAAATGTTCACGTTTCAAGTCGCTCATAAAATAGCAGACGTTTGTAACGCTGTGAAACCTAGCTAGCTACTAGCTAATTAAGCTTATTCATGTTCCTTGTATCTGAATTTATTGTCGACGTaaacttattttcttatatatctatatatatatatatatatacttgctCTAACGCATTTATCATTCTAGTATTGAACCGAACGTACAGTAGCATAAGGAACTTATTTTCGACGTAAACTTTCCAAACAAAAGCAGATCCCATAGACCAATGTGAGACGCCAGAAGTAGGTTTCCGacaattttatttcattatgtATATTCATACATCTACTATAAGATAGTGGGGATATATCATATAATTATCTTTCTGTtggttaataaatattaaaaaaaaaaatccatgaaAATGAAGCAAAAATTTCACGCAACAAATGAATGTTATCATGATATGTAATTACTGTTTTAAGGAACTTAATCAATATTCTTTAAACACTCCAACACATGAACAACACTTTTTATTCCATCTGCTTTTGAAGTAAAGGGATCATCTAATTAGTTTCGTTGCTTATCGATTCTCTTTCATTTTCCTCATGAAGAATCTATTCTGTTATAAAGTTGTTACGCGTGATGTATGAAATGTACATATACACGTATACTAATATCATACTTTGAGCAGTTTCTCACTATTATTATCTTGAAGTCTATATACTTTTGACTAAgaatatagttttacatatttataaaataaaaccggTCATGATAATAACTGCTGATACCTTTATCAAACTGATAGACCACAGAATAAGACAGCAGAAATAGAATAAATGATTGTACGTAAGAGTTGTACAAAACTAATTAATCTGGAGtctataaaaacaatttacagTAGTAAGCACTAATCAGAATGAACTAGTCACGTGTTTAATGTGATCTACTACAAAAAGATGAATTTGAGTTCCACACAACATCTTTCATAATCACTTATGTAATATAAAAAATGCCCATTTTGAAGTTTGGATAATAACGAAATAAAAGTTGATTAACTCGAGTTACCTTTCACAACCAGATTCCCAAACCCCTAAAACACTCGAAATAAGTTTTGTATTTTGCTAATTACAGATACGTACATACTTCAGATGAATCTGAAATCTCACCCCTCGGTTAATTCCGTACTTAACATGAATACGTATACTCATGTGTCGTATCTAAGTAATTAGTACGCTATCTTTCTTcaactttctttttttactgattttatttattttccactTGTTTATTTTCCAGTTAGAACAGACAATTATTAATACTCTCGCAAGacgacaaaaaagaaaaagaaaaaactctcGTCATCGTTAACAACTCCCATGTTTCTCACTTTCTCCTTATCCTCTGCTTATAACGACTTTAACGAATTTCCCAGTGGGCTTCTTGATATGGGCCATTCCTTATCGGTGTTTTGGGCCTGCCTTCGTAAGATCCCAATCTGCTTCCATATAGAGTTTCAAACATGACACATCTAAAAACTGTAAGCATGGAGACAGCCATAAACGGTCAGATAATCATCTCGAGTCAGACAAAACCATGTCGTTTGTTACGGGTACTTGTGAAGAAAAGATTctgataattagttttttttttctcattcgtCTGGATCCTACTACCTAGAAAGAACAATGATGATATTGTGGTACGATACAAAGTTACACACTAAGCAAAGATAAAATGCTCTACATCTCTATCTCTCTAACCTGGAACCTATACAACACTTCAACCTATCAAAAGTCCTGGCAGGAAAGAATCCTAATTTACAAGTTAGAATTTAATCAATATGGAATCAGTCATGTAACGTGGGAGTGGTGTAAAGACCTGCCTTCTTATATCCATCCTTGAATGGTTCCCTCGATAGCCCGCCCCAGGACCCGAGCCAGTTTTAACCGCCCTGTGCCACTCAGGCGGAAAGGTTACTTGAACAGCACCACCTCCACTGGCATCAACAACCAACCACCTTTGCTTCTTCACTTGAAGGCGGATTTTTgcaaaaataagattttaaaagtttttttgttgttggggTCAGCTATCATCAACTGGTTTCTTTGTGAGACTGACTCCTTTTGCCTTCTCCATTTCTGCTTCTTTGGcggctttcttcttctccaattcCTCTTGCTTGATGTTCTCTTCGTGTGCTTTCTTGAACAACCTTATAAAATTCAAGAGGGTCGCAGTAACTGCAGCAATCCATCACCCAGGTGTTGTTATTAACTAGCTAATATAATAACAATGAACAACGTTCTAATGTATCAACATTATGCAAACCTTGTTCAAATGGACAACGTTTGGGATCTTCTCCAAAATAGTACGCAAGTGCATCAGCATTATTCCCCTGTCcattaaaaagacaaataaaGATTACTTCAGGATCAGACGTATTGTCACATGTAAGACCATGGGATCTAGTGGAGGTTGAAAAATTACCACGACAGAGTAAAGACTCGATACAGTTGCCACTTCAGTCGTAGCAACGGAAATgaagtccttcaatgtctgttATCAAAAACATAAGACTAGATTTTAGCATCCGGAAGTAGTTAAGTCTTAAAAACAGCTGAAAATCATGAAATATGAAGAAAAACCAAACATACTTTACGGAAAACTTCAGAAACAGGACCATCACTTTCAGATGCAGTGAGCTCCTGGTTcagtttctccaaccctttgaTAATAGCTTGCATTTCCTCCGCCAGCGACTTCAATTGTATCTAAAATCAACAAGATAATCAAATGATTGAGCCAGTTAAAACCAAGGAATAGAGGAAGGATAAAGCACAAAGCCACAAAGGGAAACCTTTGAAGCTGATTCAAGACTTCCAAGATCCTTATGAAAGTCCAGTAGATCTGATCCCTTGGAAGCAAGGACCTGTAGAAAGAGATGTTCAGACCATTTTCTAAAAACAACCCTCAACAGAAGAACCTAAAAGGCTGCTTTTTGAGATTGTGTGCTTTACCTTGCAAAGATAGTGCATGAGAGTCATCTTGCTGTTAGCAGCACGTGTATCGCTTAGTTTTAATAAACTGTCCAACTTGAATCCCACTGCAGCGCCTGCACAGAAAGTAGAACAATGGTTTTTATTAACCACAAAGGATATGCGTTCAAACAAAACAGGTAACAAAGGCACCATTcttgtaaaataataatatactaatACTTACCCCTGGCAGTTCCTTGGTTCAATGTGTTCCCAAGATAAAGAATCTTTTTCATAATCTCTTTTAGCTTTTGTGAAGTACGAACCTGATGAACAAGCAATGAGGAGAAAAATTctttaaaagagaaatatatatatatatatatatatggactaAAGAAAATATTGGAGTTAGTTCTTGCAAGTATCTGACCTCATCACACGCAGAATTTACCgcatttaaactttttttgaaTTCTTTTATCTGCACAGAGATCATCATTAACAATAAGACCACTAAATTCAAAACTACATAGACACTAATTCAATAACAGTAACGCCACCGGACCTGAGTGCCGAATTGAATCTTGAAGGAAAATACTCTCATCTTCGATTCTACTCGTGGCACCTTCATCAGCTCTAGGAAGTACTGCGGTAACAAAATGATGAGAGACCAAAACGCATTAGCTAAAGAgattgttaaaattttaaaactatctCAAGATTCAAACAGACCTGCTCACACTTTCCCAAAGTCGCCTTGTCACCAGTGTAGTTCTACAGCAAAACAACCAAGATTGAGAACTTTTGTCAATAACAAGTGTACAAAGTTAACCAAttagaataatatatttcacaCATTACATCCGAAATAAGGACAAAAGCGAATACCTTAAGAAGTTCCATCTCCTCCTTGGTTGGACAAAACTTTATAAGATTCTCTATTTGATCAATATCTAGTACAGTATCATCCATTGCCAGAACTGCAGCCTGGTTGATGAAAAGAAAATTGTGAACAATGATCATACGTGTACTCAACTAAAGTAGGTTTGGAGCTTACCATCATATCAGGCAGCGGCATCTTCACTTTCGTAAGCATAATTTCCGTGTTATTGGCTCTCCTAAGATCAATCTGAAAATCATAAGAAAAAACCATAAGTCAAAACAGAGTGAAATATAATTATCTTTTACAGCAGGTGGTACTCAGATTCCAGGCATATGAAAAAGAGTAAGTTATCTGGTCACAACAAAGTCTTTAGCATATTTAACATTACCAGTTGAATTTTTTCAGGTTTTGCCCCAACCGATTTTCTTCGACCTCCAGCTTTATCAACCGGCTTTGGCACTATAGCAGAGAAAAGGGTCTCTATTTCTGATACATCAAACTCAGGTGCACTAGCAGAAATGAAGAAAACATTATGATCAATAAcacagaaaaatatatatataaaaaaagaggAATGTAAAGTAAGTGCAATACGTTTGTCCTTGTCTCTGTAACTCGTCCCATAAGCTTCCCTGCAAGGCCCTTGTTACTTTAACCCAGTGTAAAGGCTTCAGAGAAGACTTTTTTGGAGCTGAAGACCCCAAACCTGGACGTGCAAGACCACGCCCTCTTCCTGCACCCTTAAGATCTGGAGGTGCACCAGGAGGTCTAGGTCCAGGAGGTGGAGGAGGTCCACCAGGAGGTCTTGGTCCAGGAGGTGGAGGTGGACCAGGAGCACGACCACCAGGAGGCGGTGGAGGGGGAGGTCCAGGAGCTCTACCACCaggaggcggaggaggaggaggggctCCTCCACGCAtcggaggaggaggtggtggtggggCTCCTCCACGCATTGGAGGAGGTGGTGGCGGTGGGGCTCCTCCACGCattggaggtggtggtggtggtggggcTCCTCcaggaggaggtggtggaggcGGAGGTCCACCAGATCTAaatggaggtggtggtggtggcggaggTCCACTAGTTCCAAAtggaggtggtggtggcggcggaGGTCCACCAGATCTAAAtggaggcggtggtggtggtggaggtccAGTAGATCCAAAtggaggcggtggtggtggcggaGGTCCTCCAGATCTAAAgggaggtggtggtggcggcggaGGTCCATTAGATCCAAATGGaggtggcggtggtggtggaggtcTACTGGATCCAaatggaggtggtggtggtggaggaggtgaagttttaccaaatggaggtggtggtggtggtggtggaggtctAGTAGATCCAaatggaggtggtggtggtggtggtggaggtctAGTAGATCCAaatggaggtggtggtggtggaggaggtgaTGTTTTACCAaatggaggtggtggtggtggcggaggTCCAGCAGATCCAaatggaggtggtggtggtggtggcggaggGGCTCCATGACTCGGTGGTTGAGGAATTGAACCTACGTGACCAAAAggagatggtggtggtggtggtggtggtggaggtggtggagggGCTCCATGACTCGGTGGTTGATGAATTGAACCTACGTGACCAaaaggaggtggtggtggtggcggaggTGGTGGAGGAGCTCCATGACTCGGTGGCTGTGGAGGAGGAGGAACTGAACTTACGTGACCAAAAGGAGGAGCAGTTGGAGATCCATAACTTGGTGGCGGAGGTGGAGGGATAGGGACTGAATGCGCTTTACTAAAAGGAGgaagaggtggtggtggtggtggtggtggaggtggaggaGCAGCAGAAAAACCGTTAATAAGAGACGTCTTGGGTGATGGCGAAGGTGCAATACTCATATAAGGCAACGGGGAAGGAGTAGGAATATGACCTCCACTGGATTTGGTTGTATTTGATGAACtaaaaggaggaggaggaggtggtggtggtggcggtggaggtggtggagaaTTGTAAGATGTAGAGCCTTCCTCATGAGTTTCAAGAATCGAAGCATACCCAGGCTTCCACGGTGGTGGAGGCGGTGGTGGAGGAGGTTGAGAAGTAGAACATGCCGTAGAAGTTGCCAAAGTCGAAGTATACACAGACTTCCAAGGAAGAGACGGTTGCAACACGGTTCGATTGTTTGGTTTCTCAGATGcaaaaggaggaggaggtggtggtgcagaaggaggaggaggtggtggtggtggcaaCGTGGTTCCACTGTTTAGTCTCTCAGATGGAAATGGAGGTGGTTCCGGGATATGAGATGTCTGAGAGTAGCTGTCATTTTGTCTATGCGAAGAAAAAGTAGacagtggtggtggtggaggtggaggtggCGGTGGAGGAGGTGATGCAGCCGCTTGTGAAACTGAAGTAGCCTCACTGGTTAACGAAGGCAGGGAGGGAGTTGCAGGTGGATGCTGAGGTGTTGGAGGCGCATGATGTGGAGAGACAGGTAGAGAAGGCGGCTTATCCTTTGGGCTAGAATCTGGTGACAACCAAATTGGAGTCCGACTCCTCATAATATCCGACGAAGAAACAGTCGCTCTCAGATACTTAGTCTTAGCATCTTTTGTCACCACGCCATCAGGCGATGTAGCTCTTTTACCATCCTTGAGAGAAGTGGTGATCGAAGCAGGAGCACTGTTTGTCCTCGTCGGAGGGTACGCCACATGCATAGAGTCTTTATACGAGCCCTTGTTTGAAGGAATCCACCGAGAAACTGCATTAGGCTTAGCCATTCTAACATTACCACCACCCTGAGTTTCTTGCTGCTTAGACTTTGGCTTCACTGAATCTCCAGCCGGTTTTGCATTTGCTCCGACCACTTTCCTCGGCGC is a genomic window of Brassica napus cultivar Da-Ae chromosome A2, Da-Ae, whole genome shotgun sequence containing:
- the LOC106422698 gene encoding NAC domain-containing protein 100-like; the protein is MEAFGGFHKEDDEQMVLPPGFRFHPTDEELITHYLHNKVLNIDFSAKAIGEVDLNKAEPWELPYKAKMGEKEWYFFCVRDRKYPTGLRTNRATQAGYWKATGKDKEIFRGKSLVGMKKTLVFYRGRAPKGQKTNWVMHEYRLDGKLSPHNLPKTAKNEWVICRVFHKTAGGKKIPISTLMQIGSYGGSGLPPLTDSSPCNNTTKNEQTYVPCFSNQTETRGTLLNYFSNNPALSSIPLYQPHSLHVSDPVLTQEQSVSQAMFENNRRQSFKTLSISQETGVSNTDIEFGRRGMDHQEVPSSSTGPVDLEPFWSY
- the LOC106380511 gene encoding formin-like protein 20, with the protein product MALFRRFFYKKPPDHLLEISERLYVFDCCFSSDVMGEDEYKLYLGGIVAQLQDHFPDASFMVFNFREGEQRSQISDVLSQYDMTVMDYPRQYETCPLLPLEMIHHFLKSSESWLSLEGQQNVLLMHCEKGGWPVLAFMLSGLLLYRKQYQGEQKTLEMVHKQAPKELLHILSPLNPQPSQLRYLQYISRRNLTSDWPPSDTPLLLDCLILRDLPHFEGLKGCRPIIRVYGQDPKSKANRSSVVLFSTPKTNKHTRLYQQEECILVKLDIQCRVQGDVVLECIHLHDDLVREEMVFRIMFHTAFVRGNILIVEREEMDILWDAKDQFPKEFKAEVLFSGADTVVPAIATAPVSDDDDENDFDMASPEEFYEVEEIFSDAIDGHDLKREDSDSFVVVDSASDDSEGKEVWKGDVEPNAFLDCASDDSNHKHEASADPVKDITVDDVQYRSDGKADTNDSVKDIGIDDSDEQRKRTVEAKENDSRTEESQQNGDGEESTTQKANTNLNISVSDKTKAAPRKVVGANAKPAGDSVKPKSKQQETQGGGNVRMAKPNAVSRWIPSNKGSYKDSMHVAYPPTRTNSAPASITTSLKDGKRATSPDGVVTKDAKTKYLRATVSSSDIMRSRTPIWLSPDSSPKDKPPSLPVSPHHAPPTPQHPPATPSLPSLTSEATSVSQAAASPPPPPPPPPPPPLSTFSSHRQNDSYSQTSHIPEPPPFPSERLNSGTTLPPPPPPPPSAPPPPPPFASEKPNNRTVLQPSLPWKSVYTSTLATSTACSTSQPPPPPPPPPWKPGYASILETHEEGSTSYNSPPPPPPPPPPPPPPFSSSNTTKSSGGHIPTPSPLPYMSIAPSPSPKTSLINGFSAAPPPPPPPPPPPLPPFSKAHSVPIPPPPPPSYGSPTAPPFGHVSSVPPPPQPPSHGAPPPPPPPPPPPFGHVGSIHQPPSHGAPPPPPPPPPPPPSPFGHVGSIPQPPSHGAPPPPPPPPPFGSAGPPPPPPPPFGKTSPPPPPPPPFGSTRPPPPPPPPPFGSTRPPPPPPPPPFGKTSPPPPPPPPFGSSRPPPPPPPPFGSNGPPPPPPPPFRSGGPPPPPPPPFGSTGPPPPPPPPFRSGGPPPPPPPPFGTSGPPPPPPPPFRSGGPPPPPPPPGGAPPPPPPPMRGGAPPPPPPPMRGGAPPPPPPPMRGGAPPPPPPPGGRAPGPPPPPPPGGRAPGPPPPPGPRPPGGPPPPPGPRPPGAPPDLKGAGRGRGLARPGLGSSAPKKSSLKPLHWVKVTRALQGSLWDELQRQGQTAPEFDVSEIETLFSAIVPKPVDKAGGRRKSVGAKPEKIQLIDLRRANNTEIMLTKVKMPLPDMMAAVLAMDDTVLDIDQIENLIKFCPTKEEMELLKNYTGDKATLGKCEQYFLELMKVPRVESKMRVFSFKIQFGTQIKEFKKSLNAVNSACDEVRTSQKLKEIMKKILYLGNTLNQGTARGAAVGFKLDSLLKLSDTRAANSKMTLMHYLCKVLASKGSDLLDFHKDLGSLESASKIQLKSLAEEMQAIIKGLEKLNQELTASESDGPVSEVFRKTLKDFISVATTEVATVSSLYSVVGNNADALAYYFGEDPKRCPFEQVTATLLNFIRLFKKAHEENIKQEELEKKKAAKEAEMEKAKGVSLTKKPVDDS